From the Falsibacillus albus genome, one window contains:
- a CDS encoding proline--tRNA ligase, translating into MKQSMTLIPTLREVPADADVKSHQLLLRAGFIRQNASGVYSFLPLGKKVLQNIEQIVREEMMAAGAMEILMPALQQAELWQESGRWYSYGPELMRLKDRHSREFALGATHEEVITSLVRDEIKSYKKLPLTLYQIQTKFRDEKRPRFGLLRGREFIMKDAYSFHSSPESLDEIYKKMFQAYSNIFERCGLNFRAVIADSGAMGGKDTHEFMVLSEIGEDTIAYSNESDYAANIEMAPVLAAYEKANEQQEELVKVETKDQKSIEQVAAFLNVPASKCIKTLIFKADDQFVLVLSRGDHEINDIKLKNYLEAASVELASPEETKALMNCSVGSLGPIDVDKDLKIVADHAVEYVINGVCGANDEDHHYTNVNPSRDLEVAAYTDLRFIQEGDPSPDGKGIIQFAKGIEVGHVFKLGTRYSEAMNATYLDENGRAQPMIMGCYGIGVSRTLAAVAEQFNDEKGFVWPANITPFDLHLIPVNMKDEQQAALANELYSVLGQHRFEVLMDDRQERPGVKFADSDLIGLPIRITVGKKASEGIVEVKERKTGNMFEVHKDELLEKISSLL; encoded by the coding sequence AAATGCGAGCGGAGTATATAGTTTCCTTCCTTTGGGGAAGAAGGTGCTGCAAAATATCGAACAAATCGTAAGGGAAGAAATGATGGCTGCCGGCGCAATGGAAATCTTAATGCCTGCTTTGCAGCAAGCGGAACTATGGCAGGAGTCGGGGCGCTGGTATTCGTACGGACCCGAATTGATGCGTTTGAAGGATCGCCACAGTCGGGAATTCGCGCTTGGTGCTACGCATGAAGAAGTCATCACGAGCTTGGTGCGTGATGAAATAAAGTCATATAAAAAACTGCCATTGACGCTTTATCAAATTCAAACAAAGTTCCGAGACGAAAAAAGGCCGCGTTTTGGTCTCCTCCGAGGCAGGGAGTTCATCATGAAGGATGCCTATTCTTTTCATTCTTCTCCTGAAAGCCTGGACGAAATCTATAAAAAAATGTTCCAAGCCTACTCCAATATTTTTGAAAGATGCGGTTTGAATTTCCGTGCGGTCATCGCCGATTCTGGAGCGATGGGCGGAAAGGATACCCATGAATTCATGGTGTTGTCAGAAATTGGTGAAGATACGATCGCTTATTCAAACGAATCGGATTATGCAGCAAATATAGAAATGGCACCTGTATTGGCAGCATATGAAAAGGCAAACGAACAGCAAGAAGAGCTTGTGAAAGTCGAGACAAAGGATCAGAAATCCATCGAACAAGTAGCTGCATTCTTAAATGTTCCCGCATCGAAATGCATCAAAACACTTATCTTTAAAGCAGATGACCAATTCGTACTGGTACTCTCCCGTGGAGACCATGAAATCAATGATATAAAATTGAAAAACTATTTAGAAGCTGCTTCCGTAGAGCTCGCTTCACCGGAAGAAACAAAAGCATTGATGAACTGTTCCGTTGGTTCCTTGGGTCCGATCGATGTGGACAAGGATCTGAAAATCGTTGCCGACCATGCAGTGGAATATGTCATCAACGGTGTATGCGGGGCTAACGATGAGGATCATCACTATACGAATGTCAATCCTTCAAGGGATTTGGAAGTAGCAGCATATACGGACTTAAGGTTTATTCAGGAAGGAGATCCTTCTCCAGATGGGAAAGGAATCATTCAATTTGCCAAAGGAATAGAAGTTGGCCATGTATTCAAACTGGGTACAAGATATAGTGAAGCGATGAATGCCACTTATCTTGATGAAAATGGACGTGCACAGCCTATGATAATGGGCTGCTATGGAATCGGGGTTTCCCGGACACTTGCAGCAGTGGCCGAACAGTTTAATGATGAAAAGGGCTTTGTATGGCCGGCCAATATTACACCGTTCGATTTACATCTCATCCCGGTGAATATGAAGGATGAGCAACAGGCTGCGTTGGCGAATGAATTGTATTCAGTTCTAGGTCAACATAGATTCGAAGTGTTGATGGACGATCGCCAAGAACGGCCGGGAGTGAAATTTGCTGATTCCGACCTCATCGGACTCCCGATAAGAATAACTGTAGGAAAAAAGGCAAGCGAAGGCATTGTCGAGGTAAAGGAAAGAAAGACAGGCAACATGTTTGAAGTCCATAAAGATGAATTGCTTGAGAAAATATCATCACTTTTATAA